A single genomic interval of Dysidea avara chromosome 6, odDysAvar1.4, whole genome shotgun sequence harbors:
- the LOC136259001 gene encoding uncharacterized protein yields the protein MDENTVVDQLFYSNADDDWNNSDKEDSFVHGEDSFVLDRLTREQDDDYGDVEENDREEEFSKDEEDIEEETNNDYEADVRYSEGHDESSHPGPSGLHSGVSDGGMGSLETEYPCSGSPVAYHGSPVSSSLRSRSSPHAPFSPSDRGRDYSPFPSDPLSGRNRGRGRGRGTVSPMDLVPSRGRRKGTGRGRGTGRGRDLAIDNAYTLECCFTPVNDRRPSKALGSNWLLNFYVDMAHASMEDVNHRLFHLNGLRGLRNAIS from the exons ATGGATGAAAATACTGTTGTTGATCAACTTTTCTATAGCAACGCCGACGATGACTGGAACAACTCGGACAAAGAGGACTCTTTTGTCCATGGAGAAGACTCTTTTGTCCTTGATAGGCTTACCAGGGAACAAGACG ATGATTATGGCGATGTGGAAGAAAATGATCGTGAGGAAGAGTTCAGCAAGGACGAAGAAGACATCGAGGAAGAAACAAACAATGATTATGAAG CTGATGTGAGATATTCTGAAGGTCATGATGAGTCAAGCCATCCTGGACCATCTGGGCTACATAGTGGAGTGAGTGATGGTGGGATGGGTAGCCTGGAAACTGAATACCCCTGTAGTGGTTCTCCTGTGGCTTACCATGGCTCTCCTGTTAGTTCTTCCCTGCGCTCTCGTTCTTCTCCACATGCCCCATTTTCACCTAGTGATAGAGGCAGGGACTACTCACCATTTCCATCTGATCCTTTGTCTGGTAGAAATAGAGGGAGAGGTAGAGGAAGGGGAACTGTGTCTCCAATGGATCTTGTGCCTAGTCGAGGTAGGAGGAAAGGTACTGGTAGGGGTAGAGGTACCGGTAGGGGTAGGGATTTGGCTATCGATAATGCTTATACTCTAGAGTGCTGTTTCACACCTGTCAATGATCGTAGACCATCAAAAGCTTTAGGGAGCAACTGGCTACTAAACTTTTATGTCGACATGGCTCACGCCAGCATGGAGGACGTCAATCACAGGCTCTTCCACCTCAATGGCCTGCGAGGCTTGAGGAACGCCATTTCATAG
- the LOC136258994 gene encoding synaptotagmin-like protein 4, giving the protein MSQIKSQMVQLSFLTEKEEEAILSVIQEDLELQKEEERRIKKLRDDIAIRLTLKCGNYGTRTETSGTFCAHCGALFGWIFDSGKMCQACSQWVCKRDRIHCSDSNLWICKLCHMELYINETTLSVSLDPSNVLCVSFNTRDGEAEQGFYYKQQNYLRPKEEIEQDYHNQEMFQQATGEESEEGKEDNGDDEDEVEQLNQQNIHKQNNPSAVSLALSSNNIQGICQQIWQDKRKEKETEQTQQQQSKKGQWKIEQKTTRNVVFSSNVEQLQENHSVPVPQDHRYPVTTGTPTRSPKRLAFNEKLTSFLQPIIPVATVRGLNPINNLDDDDDDDDDNGVVDDVTRSSPEDGDETSDDDDNYCTSCQLKPILVCPGNDDGEETINLMFPKKSEKKASFELDDVDFRALTKQNTMRNRVSVTSLKSSDSHDDTSQSTDNGQLKVSLQFNITNDKKQKGDLVVTIISGHNLLQTELTCNLVVKCHLLPDYRKKIKTKVLKDSSDPEWNEQFVFDHLKLEDLRKNRVIELTVWNSSKNTKHYDFIGGVRLGPRPHHKKQLSYMDSSENELSHWMSVVNTPGECVEQLHTLRHNMDPLHMGVTSQHSLKTTIKTTSSDGLDSDNNNVVVHSSRQVVDTPVHIGEVRVMLQYVSETNKSKKEKCNGSYLKVWIRQASGLKTRYDNGSFVLCTLLPKGKHQKLKSPVTHDQNDENVLYSAKFQFDKVTDVELSYDRVLEITIWEPHRKTNEFVGGIRLGPKPQPGNKNKWMDCVGSEVSQWEMMMARPKEWIDEWHPLRSLNKPQKV; this is encoded by the exons ATGTCTCAGATCAAATCTCAGATGGTCCAATTGTCCTTCCTCACTGAAAAAGAGGAGGAAGCGATTCTTTCCGTGATTCAAGAAGATCTCGAGCTTCAGAAGGAAGAAGAAAGGCGTATCAA AAAACTACGTGATGATATAGCAATCCGCCTCACCCTGAAGTGCGGAAATTACGGAACGAGGACCGAGACCAGCGGGACATTCTGCGCTCACTGTGGAGCCTTGTTTGGGTGGATATTCGACTCTGGGAAGATGTGCCAGGCCTGTTCCCAATGGGTATGCAAACGTGACCGGATCCATTGCTCGGACAGTAATCTGTGGATTTGTAAGCTTTGCCACAT GGAGTTGTACATCAATGAAACAACGTTGAGTGTCTCCCTTGATCCTTCTAATGTGTTATGTGTGTCCTTCAATACAAGAGATGGTGAAGCAGAACAAGGATTTTACTACAAACAACAAAACTATCTACGACCAAAAGAAGAAATAGAACAGGACTACCATAACCAGGAAATGTTTCAACAAGCAACAGGTGAGGAAAGTGAAGAAGGAAAGGAAGATAATGgtgatgatgaagatgaagTAGAACAACTAAATCAACAAAATATTCACAAACAGAATAACCCCTCTGCAGTGTCTCTAGCATTGTCCAGCAATAATATTCAAGGAATATGTCAACAAATTTGGCAGGATAAACGAAAGGAGAAAGAAACAGAACAGACACAGCAACAACAAAGCAAAAAAGGGCAATGGAAAATTGAACAGAAAACCACAAGGAATGTAGTTTTCTCCAGTAATGTGGAACAGTTAcaag AAAATCATTCTGTcccagtacctcaagatcatcGCTACCCTGTAACAACAGGTACACCTACACGATCACCCAAGAGATTGGCATTCAACGAAAAGTTGACATCTTTCTTACAACCAATCATTCCAGTAGCTACTGTGAGGGGTCTTAATCCTATCAACAAcctagatgatgatgatgatgatgatgatgataat GGTGTTGTTGATGATGTAACAAGGAGTAGTCCTGAGGATGGTGATGAGAcgagtgatgatgatgataattatTGCACTTCCTGTCAACTTAAACCAATCCTGGTATGTCCTGGCAATGATGATGGAGAAGAAACTATTAATCTTATGTTTCCTAAAAAATCTGAAAAGAAAGCTTCATTTGAATTAGATGATGTTGATTTCAGAGCTTTAACTAAGCAAAATACAATGAGGAATCGTGTTAGTGTTACTTCATTGAAAAGCTCAGAT AGCCATGATGATACCAGTCAGTCAACAGATAATGGACAGTTGAAGGTGTCACTACAGTTTAACATTACCAATGACAAAAAACAGAAGGGAGATCTTGTGGTCACTATTATCAGTGGTCATAATCTACTGCAAACTGAATTGACCTGTAACCTTGTAGTGAAATG CCATCTTCTACCAGACTACAGAAAGAAGATCAAAACCAAAGTGTTGAAGGATAGCAGTGATCCAGAATGGAATGAACAATTTGTGTTTGACCACCTAAAGTTGGAAGACCTTCGTAAAAATAGAGTGATTGAGTTGACAGTGTGGAATTCATCAAAGAACACCAAACACTATGATTTCATTGGTGGTGTAAGGTTGGGACCACGTCCCCATCACAAAAAGCAGTTAAGTTACATGGACAGTTCAGAAAATGAGTTATCACATTGGATGAGTGTTGTCAATACCCCCGGTGAATGTGTGGAACAATTACACACACTGAGACACAACATGGATCCACTACACATGGGAGTGACATCACAACACTCCTTGAAGACTACTATTAAGACTACTTCTAGTGATGGATTAGATTCTGATAATAACAATGTGGTGGTACACAGCAGCAGACAAGTG GTTGATACACCAGTACACATTGGAGAAGTGAGAGTGATGTTACAATATGTATCTGAAACTAACAAGTCAAAGAAGGAGAAATGTAATGGTAGTTATCTCAAAGTTTGGATCAGACAGGCTAGTGGGTTAAAGACACGTTATGATAATGGATCATTTGTACTCTG TACTCTACTGCCTAAGGGAAAACATCAGAAGCTCAAGTCACCAGTTACTCATGATCAGAACGATGAGAATGTACTCTACAGTGCCAAGTTCCAATTTGACAAAGTGACAGATGTGGAGTTATCATATGATAGAGTACTGGAGATCACAATATGGGAACCACATCGTAAAACTAATGAATTTGTAGGCGGTATTAGACTTGGACCCAAGCCACAACCTGGTAATAAGAACAAGTGGATGGATTGTGTTGGGAGTGAAGTTAGCCAATGGGAGATGATGATGGCTCGTCCCAAGGAATGGATCGATGAATGGCATCCACTAAGATCATTGaataaaccacaaaaagtttaa